Proteins co-encoded in one Corylus avellana chromosome ca9, CavTom2PMs-1.0 genomic window:
- the LOC132162637 gene encoding probable glycosyltransferase At5g03795, which translates to MGGSCNKKCWTTSSSASVKVLLFMVSLIVVTGFVSVLGPLSSNWYPWLLSSGLPASSSSSSSSSSSVKFPVSSVKESENRLDLVVVEVHNMEEAIADDSVVNRSSTPPHAMEPLQTQTNGTKEDMDYTPMSGSSNNIVPPMNESDHVPLLKARRDHTNLDRIEAGLRRARAAIKEAKQGNRTQDPDFVPSGPMYRDANAFHRSYLEMEKQFKIFVYGEGEPPVFHNGPCKSIYSTEGNFIYGIEMNNQFRTRDPEKAHVFFLPFSVAMLVRFVYVRDSHDFGPIKRTVIDYVNIISKKYPYWNRSLGADHFMLSCHDWGPEASRSTLHLYKNSIRVLCNANTSEGFNPAKDVSFPEINLRTGSIHGFLGGPSASHRPVLAFFAGGLHGPVRPVLLEHWENKDEDLRVHRYLPKGVSYYDMMRKSKYCICPSGYEVASPRVVEAIYAGCVPVLISDHYVPPFSDVLNWKSFSVEVPVKDIPNLKKILMDISPRQYIRMQRRVVQVRRHFEVQYPPKRFDVFHMVLHSVWLRRMNVRVHNDVDLL; encoded by the exons ATGGGTGGAAGTTGTAACAAAAAGTGCTGGACGACATCATCGTCAGCTTCTGTCAAAGTTCTGTTGTTTATGGTTTCATTGATTGTGGTAACTGggtttgtttctgttttggGTCCTTTGTCGTCCAACTGGTACCCCTGGCTATTGAGCTCTGGTCTCCctgcctcttcttcttcttcttcttcttcttcttcttctgtaaAGTTTCCTGTTTCGTCAGTAAAAGAGAGCGAAAATCGTTTGGATTTGGTGGTGGTTGAGGTTCACAACATGGAAGAAGCTATCGCCGATGATTCTGTCGTGAACCGATCTTCTACTCCTCCACACGCCATGGAACCTCTACAAACACAGACT AATGGTACTAAGGAAGATATGGATTATACTCCCATGAGTGGATCCAGCAATAATATTGTTCCTCCCATGAATGAATCTGATCATGTCCCACTCTTGAAAGCCAGAAGAGATCACACCAACCTTGATAGAATTGAAGCTGGTCTCAGAAGAGCTCGAGCTGCAATAAAAGAAGCAAAACAGGGGAACCGAACTCAAGATCCTGACTTTGTCCCCAGTGGTCCGATGTATAGGGATGCCAATGCCTTTCACAG GAGCTACTTGGAAATGGAAAAGCAGTTCAAGATCTTTGTCTATGGAGAAGGGGAGCCCCCAGTGTTTCATAATGGTCCCTGCAAGAGCATTTACTCTACAGAAGGGAATTTCATATATGGGATTGAGATGAACAACCAGTTCAGAACCAGGGATCCTGAGAAAGCACATGTTTTCTTCCTTCCCTTCAGTGTGGCAATGCTGGTCCGATTTGTCTACGTTCGTGACTCCCATGATTTTGGTCCGATTAAAAGGACTGTCATAGATTATGTCAATATCATTTCAAAAAAGTACCCCTATTGGAATCGAAGCCTAGGAGCAGATCATTTCATGCTTTCTTGCCACGATTGG GGGCCAGAAGCTTCCCGTTCCACTCTTCACCTATACAAAAACTCCATTAGAGTTCTGTGCAATGCTAACACATCTGAGGGATTCAACCCCGCCAAGGATGTGTCGTTTCCAGAGATCAATCTCCGAACGGGTTCGATACACGGATTTCTTGGCGGGCCGTCTGCGTCCCATCGTCCGGTCTTGGCTTTCTTTGCCGGAGGGCTCCACGGTCCTGTTAGACCCGTGCTTCTTGAGCACTGGGAGAACAAAGATGAGGATTTAAGGGTGCATAGATACCTCCCAAAAGGCGTATCCTACTATGACATGATGAGAAAGAGCAAGTACTGCATTTGCCCAAGTGGGTACGAGGTTGCAAGCCCAAGAGTTGTGGAGGCCATTTATGCCGGGTGTGTTCCGGTGCTGATTTCCGACCACTATGTTCCACCATTCAGTGATGTGTTGAACTGGAAGTCATTCTCCGTTGAGGTTCCGGTGAAGGATATTCCAAACTTGAAGAAGATACTAATGGATATTTCTCCAAGGCAGTATATAAGAATGCAGAGGAGGGTAGTGCAGGTGAGGAGGCACTTTGAGGTTCAGTATCCACCCAAGCGATTTGATGTGTTTCACATGGTGCTTCACTCTGTGTGGCTCAGAAGAATGAATGTTAGGGTCCATAATGATGTCGATTTGTTGTGA